The following are encoded together in the Drosophila takahashii strain IR98-3 E-12201 chromosome X, DtakHiC1v2, whole genome shotgun sequence genome:
- the LOC108062954 gene encoding protamine-like protein 99C — SANYEKKNPTLEAEDLLKKSTFSIRRNRLYTILEHLENKNLRVNKKHIIEGKKRGKVHCEPVYKYQKVARLTRNGYLNILRDYKRLFCGILPQDMVRFGARQWNQLSLDEMKRFKTMGPSQKFESPSNKESTGESKRGKLCQKRLEGRERISSRSKKSQLKKRDSNPLGSAIAYIHFMRKFQKKNPNLEAKDLLKKATHMWFRLQGHKRQQIESPLWIVKTG; from the exons TCTGCGAATTATGAAAAAAAGAATCCCACTTTGGAGGCCGAGGATCTATTAAAGAAGTCAACTTTCTCAATCAGACGCAATCGATTGTACACCATTCTGGAACATTTAGAGAACAAAAATTTAAGGGTtaacaaaaaacatataatcGAGGGTAAAAAGCGTGGAAAAGTACATTGCGAACCAGTCTACAAGTACCAGAAAGTAGCTCGCCTTACTCGGAATGGCTATCTTAACATTTTGAGGGACTACAAGAGGCTCTTCTGCGGGATTTTACCTCAAGATATGGTACGTTTTGGGGCTAGGCAATGGAATCAGCTGTCCCTCGATGAAATGAAACGCTTTAAAACTATG GGGCCATCTCAAAAGTTCGAGAGTCCGTCTAATAAGGAAAGCACTGGTGAATCTAAACGGGGGAAACTATGTCAAAAGCGCTTGGAGGGAAGGGAAAGGATCTCATCAAGATCGAAGAAGAGTCAGCTTAAGAAACGCGACTCAAATCCTTTGGGCTCTGCGATTGCCTACATTCATTTCATGCGCAAGTTTCAGAAAAAGAACCCTAATTTGGAGGCCAAGGATCTATTAAAGAAGGCAACCCATATGTGGTTCCGTCTACAAGGACATAAGCGCCAACAAATTGAAAGCCCTCTTTG GATCGTAAAAACAGGATAG
- the LOC108062956 gene encoding uncharacterized protein, producing the protein MSDEQTGRQPETEAEHEDVEPEVPAIASVASSEEEEESAPSTSHCRTGKANTEPLSGCVVRIKRELQDIRKHPPPNCSAEMQHEDLFRWTAGVNGPAGSVYEGGHFRLDIRFPASYPFRPPRIRFTTRIYHCNVDSRGSICLDVLGERWSPVMNVAKVLLSIYVLMSECNPDDPLVMCIADQYKTNRKEHDKIARHWTKLFAMTKAQNKESEKDQNQSQTESQGENPLPSQAEN; encoded by the exons ATGTCCGACGAGCAGACCGGCCGTcaaccggaaacggaagcggAACACGAAGACGTAGAGCCCGAAGTGCCAGCGATCGCCAGTGTGGCCAgctccgaggaggaggaggagagtgCACCCAGTACCAGCCACTGTCGCACGGGAAAAGCCAATACCGAACCACTCAGCGGTTGTGTGGTGCGAATTAAGCGCGAACTGCAGGATATTCGAAAACATCCGCCGCCGAATTGCAGTGCCGAAATGCAGCACGAGGATCTCTTTCGCTGGACGGCCGGTGTGAACGGGCCGGCGGGCTCCGTTTACGAGGGCGGCCACTTCCGGCTGGACATCCGCTTTCCGGCCAGCTACCCCTTCCGGCCGCCGCGCATCCGGTTCACCACCCGGATCTATCACTGCAACGTCGACAGTCGCGGCTCCATTTGCCTGGATGTCCTCGGGGAGCGATGGTCGCCAGTGATGAATGTGGCCAAG GTTCTCCTGTCCATTTACGTGCTGATGAGCGAGTGCAATCCGGATGATCCGCTGGTCATGTGCATTGCCGATCAGTACAAGACCAACCGCAAGGAACACGACAAGATCGCCAGGCACTGGACCAAGTTGTTTGCCATGACCAAGGCGCAGAATAAGGAGAGCGAAAAGGATCAGAATCAAAGTCAGACGGAAAGTCAGGGAGAGAACCCACTGCCAAGTCAggctgaaaattaa